TTCAAGAGAATGGCGGCCAACACCACTGAGCCAGCGGTTGGCGCTTCAACGTGGGCATCCGGCAACCAGGTGTGGACCGGCCACATCGGCATCTTCACCGCGAAGGATGCGAAGAAGGCCAGCCACAGCCAGGTTTGCATGGCCACCGGGAAGCCAGGTTCACGCGTCAGCAGCACGGCAATGTCGGTCGTGCCGGCCTGCCAATACATCGCAATGATGGCCAGCAGCATGAGCACCGAGCCCAGCAGCGTGTAGAGGAAGAACTTGAAGCTGGCATAGACGCGGCGCGGACCACCCCAGATGCCGATGATCAGGAACATCGGGATCAGGCCGGCTTCGAAGAAGACATAGAACAACACCAGATCGAGCGCGCAGAACACGCCGATCATCAGGCATTCCAGAACCAGGAAGGCGATCATGTATTCGCGCACGCGCATCTTCACGAACCAAGACGCCGCGATGCAAATCGGCATCAGGAAGGTGGTGAGCAGCACGAAGGGCATGGAAATGCCATCCACACCCATGCGGTAGGCGGCCATGCCGAGCCATTGATGATTTTCAACCAGCTGGAAGCCGGGCTGGCCTGCAGTGAAATTCGGCAGGATCAGCAGCGAGACTAAGAATGTGACAATCGTGGTCCACAATGCGGCCCAGCGGGCATAGCGCGCGGCGGCTTCATCATCGCCACGGGCGAAGAGAATGGCCAGCACGCCGAGCAGCGGCAGGAAGGTGACAACGGAAAGCAAGGGCCAGCCGGACATCAGTGAGAACCCCCGAATGAGAACCAGGATATGATGGCGGCCACGCCGATCAGCATAACAAAGGCATAGTGGTAAAGGTAGCCGGTCTGCAGGCGCACCACGCCGCGGGTAACATCGACCACGCGGGCCGAGACGCCGTCAGGGCCGAGGCCGTCAATGATTGCGCCATCGCCACCCTTCCAGAACAGGCGGCCGATCCAATAGGCCGGCTTGACGAAGATCGCATCATAGAGCTCGTCAAAGTACCATTTGTTGAGCAGGAACTTGTAAGCCGGTTCGTTGACTGCAGCGAGCTGCTTGGGCAGCGCGGGGTTGACGAGGTAGAACAGCACGGCCAGCCCGAAGCCGGAGACCATCGCCACGGTGGCTGACCATTTCACCCACAGCGGCACTTCATGCATGGCGTGGAAAATGTGTTCTTGCGCCGCGGAGACGGCACCGTTCCAGAAATGCTCCTGACCTTCGCCGATGAACCAATGTTCGAACACCACACCGGCGATCACGGCACCAGCCGCCAATACGAAGAGCGGCACCAGCATGACGGGCGGGCTTTCATGGCTGTGCGCGATCACGTCCTTGTCGGCGCGCGTGGGGCCATTGAAGGTCATGAAAGCGAGGCGCCAGGAATAGAATGAGGTGCAGAAAGCGGCGATGACCAGCAACGCGAAGGCGAAATGGCCCGACGCGGTTTCAGCGGCCCAGGCGGCTTCGATGATGGCATCCTTGGAATAGAAGCCGGCAAAGCCGCCGACACCGGGAATGCCGACGCCGGTGAGCGCGAAGGTGCCGATCAGCATCATCAGCCAGGTGATGCGGATGTGCGGTGCGAGGCCACCCATCTTGCGCATGTCCTGCTCGCCCGACATGGCGTGGATGACAGAGCCTGCGCCGAGGAACAGCAAGGCCTTGAAGAAAGCGTGGGTGAAAAGATGGAACACGCCCGCGCCATAAGCCCCTACCCCCAGCGCCACGAACATGTAGCCGAGCTGCGAACACGTGGAATAGGCGATGACGCGCTTGATGTCATTCTGCACCAGGCCGACGGTTGCCGCGAAGAAGGCGGTGATGCCGCCTACCAAGGTTACAACCATTCGGGCGTCGGGCGAAAGTTCAAACAGCGGCGACATGCGGGCGACAAGAAACACACCGGCGGTGACCATGGTGGCAGCGTGGATGAGGGCCGACACAGGTGTTGGGCCTTCCATCGCGTCCGGCAGCCAGGTGTGCAGCAGGAACTGGGCCGACTTGCCCATGGCGCCCATGAACAGAAGCATACAGAGCGTGGTCAGCGTGTCGAAGTCATGGCCAAGGAAGTGAATGGTCTTGCCGACAGCGTCCGGCGCGTGCGCGAAGATGACCGGGAATTCCACCGAGCCATAGACCATGAAGACGCCGAAGATGCCGAGCGCGAAGCCAAAGTCACCCACGCGGTTGACCACGAAGGCCTTGATGGCGGCGGCATTGGCGCTTTCACGGGTGTACCAGAAACCGATGAGCAAATAGGATGCGAGGCCCACGCCTTCCCAGCCGAAGAACATCTGGATCAGATTGTTGGCGGTGACCAGCATGAGCATGGCGAAGGTGAAGAGCGACAGATACGCAAAGAAGCGTGGCTGATGCTCGTCATGACTCATGTAGCCGAGCGAATAGATGTGCACGAGTGCCGACACCGTGTTCACCACCACCAGCATGACGGCGGTCAAGGCATCGAGGCGGATGGCCCATGAGGCTTGCAGTGTTCCAGAATTGATCCAGGTGAGCAGGTTGATTTCCTGCGGGTGGCCTTCATTCAGGAAGCCCACGAAAATGATCCAAGACAGAACGGCGCCGATCACCAGCAATCCCGTGGTCAGCAGCATCGGCCAAC
This genomic interval from Aestuariivirga litoralis contains the following:
- the nuoL gene encoding NADH-quinone oxidoreductase subunit L, whose protein sequence is MVQAIVFLPLIGALIAGLFGTLAFKQLGRDADVYTDHAHAHDDHGDHGHDDHGGHYHGPRWPMLLTTGLLVIGAVLSWIIFVGFLNEGHPQEINLLTWINSGTLQASWAIRLDALTAVMLVVVNTVSALVHIYSLGYMSHDEHQPRFFAYLSLFTFAMLMLVTANNLIQMFFGWEGVGLASYLLIGFWYTRESANAAAIKAFVVNRVGDFGFALGIFGVFMVYGSVEFPVIFAHAPDAVGKTIHFLGHDFDTLTTLCMLLFMGAMGKSAQFLLHTWLPDAMEGPTPVSALIHAATMVTAGVFLVARMSPLFELSPDARMVVTLVGGITAFFAATVGLVQNDIKRVIAYSTCSQLGYMFVALGVGAYGAGVFHLFTHAFFKALLFLGAGSVIHAMSGEQDMRKMGGLAPHIRITWLMMLIGTFALTGVGIPGVGGFAGFYSKDAIIEAAWAAETASGHFAFALLVIAAFCTSFYSWRLAFMTFNGPTRADKDVIAHSHESPPVMLVPLFVLAAGAVIAGVVFEHWFIGEGQEHFWNGAVSAAQEHIFHAMHEVPLWVKWSATVAMVSGFGLAVLFYLVNPALPKQLAAVNEPAYKFLLNKWYFDELYDAIFVKPAYWIGRLFWKGGDGAIIDGLGPDGVSARVVDVTRGVVRLQTGYLYHYAFVMLIGVAAIISWFSFGGSH
- a CDS encoding NADH-quinone oxidoreductase subunit M; the protein is MSGWPLLSVVTFLPLLGVLAILFARGDDEAAARYARWAALWTTIVTFLVSLLILPNFTAGQPGFQLVENHQWLGMAAYRMGVDGISMPFVLLTTFLMPICIAASWFVKMRVREYMIAFLVLECLMIGVFCALDLVLFYVFFEAGLIPMFLIIGIWGGPRRVYASFKFFLYTLLGSVLMLLAIIAMYWQAGTTDIAVLLTREPGFPVAMQTWLWLAFFASFAVKMPMWPVHTWLPDAHVEAPTAGSVVLAAILLKMGGYGFLRFSLPMFPDASHYFQPLVYTLSVVAIVYTSLVALVQEDMKKLIAYSSVAHMGFVTMGIFSFTRQGIDGAIFQMISHGFVSGALFLCVGVVYDRMHTREISAYGGLVNRMPLYAFVFLFFTMANVGLPGTSGFVGEFMSLLGTFQNSTWVAFFATLGVILSAGYALTLYRKVTLGKLVKSSLAHIPDMTPRELATLAPLALLALFFGIYPSPILNLLGVPVESLLKTLQVAQAHLGDAVSIAMR